From the genome of Mycobacterium dioxanotrophicus, one region includes:
- a CDS encoding single-stranded DNA-binding protein, whose amino-acid sequence MAGDTTITVIGNLTADPELRFTPSGAAVANFTVASTPRTFDRQTNEWKDGEALFLRCNIWREAAENVAESLTRGSRVIVQGRLKQRSFETREGEKRTVVELEVDEIGPSLRYATAKVNKASRSGGGGGGFGGGGGGGFSGGGGGSRQSEPKDDPWGSAPASGSFSGADDEPPF is encoded by the coding sequence GTGGCTGGTGACACCACCATCACCGTTATCGGAAACCTGACCGCCGACCCGGAGCTGCGGTTCACGCCGTCCGGTGCGGCCGTCGCCAACTTCACCGTTGCGTCGACACCACGCACGTTCGACCGTCAGACCAATGAGTGGAAAGACGGCGAGGCGCTGTTCCTGCGCTGCAACATCTGGCGCGAGGCGGCCGAGAACGTGGCCGAGAGCCTCACCCGCGGTTCGCGGGTGATCGTTCAGGGCCGGCTCAAACAGCGCTCCTTCGAAACCCGTGAGGGTGAGAAGCGCACCGTCGTGGAGCTCGAGGTCGACGAGATCGGCCCGTCCCTGCGTTACGCCACTGCCAAGGTCAACAAGGCCAGCCGCAGCGGCGGTGGTGGCGGCGGCTTCGGTGGTGGCGGCGGCGGAGGCTTCAGTGGCGGCGGGGGAGGCTCCCGCCAGTCCGAGCCGAAAGACGATCCCTGGGGCAGCGCGCCCGCGTCGGGCTCCTTCAGCGGGGCTGACGACGAACCGCCCTTCTGA
- the rpsF gene encoding 30S ribosomal protein S6, whose translation MRPYEIMVILDPTLDERTVAPSLETFLNVVRKDGGSVDKVDIWGRRRLAYEISKHAEGIYAVVDVKAEPATVSELDRQLNLNESVLRTKVLRTDKH comes from the coding sequence ATGCGTCCATACGAAATCATGGTCATTCTCGACCCCACACTTGACGAGCGCACCGTAGCTCCCTCGCTGGAGACGTTCCTGAACGTCGTCCGCAAGGATGGCGGCTCTGTCGACAAGGTTGACATCTGGGGCCGTCGCCGGCTGGCGTACGAGATCTCCAAGCATGCCGAGGGCATCTACGCCGTCGTCGATGTCAAGGCCGAACCGGCCACCGTGTCCGAGCTCGACCGTCAGCTCAACCTGAACGAGTCCGTGCTGCGGACCAAGGTGCTGCGGACCGACAAGCACTAG
- the rpsR gene encoding 30S ribosomal protein S18, protein MAKSNTKRRPAPEKPVKTRKCVFCSKKGQNIDYKDTALLRTYISERGKIRARRVTGNCVQHQRDIAVAVKNAREVALLPFSSSTR, encoded by the coding sequence ATGGCCAAGTCGAATACCAAGCGGCGGCCGGCACCGGAGAAGCCGGTCAAGACCCGCAAGTGCGTGTTCTGCTCGAAGAAGGGGCAGAACATCGACTACAAGGACACCGCGCTGCTGCGCACCTACATCAGCGAGCGTGGCAAGATCCGCGCCCGCCGCGTGACCGGCAACTGTGTCCAGCACCAGCGCGACATCGCTGTCGCCGTGAAGAACGCCCGCGAGGTGGCTCTGCTGCCGTTCAGCTCGTCGACGCGGTAG
- the rplI gene encoding 50S ribosomal protein L9: MKLILTAEVEHLGVAGDAVEVKDGYGRNYLLPRGLAIVASRGAERQAEEIRRARETKAVRGVEHANELKIALEGLGEVSLPVHAAADTGKLFGSVTAADVVAVIKKAGGPNLDKRTVQLPKAHIKSVGTHPVTVRLHTGVEATVSLNVVAG; this comes from the coding sequence ATGAAGCTGATTCTCACCGCTGAGGTGGAGCATCTGGGCGTCGCCGGCGACGCCGTCGAGGTCAAGGACGGCTACGGCCGCAACTACCTGCTGCCCCGTGGGCTGGCCATCGTGGCCTCCCGTGGTGCCGAGCGCCAGGCCGAAGAGATCCGCCGGGCCCGCGAGACCAAGGCCGTGCGGGGTGTTGAGCACGCCAACGAGCTCAAGATCGCGCTCGAGGGTCTGGGCGAGGTGTCGCTGCCCGTCCACGCCGCTGCCGACACCGGCAAGCTGTTCGGATCGGTCACCGCGGCTGATGTCGTCGCAGTGATCAAGAAGGCCGGCGGGCCGAACCTGGACAAGCGCACCGTCCAGCTGCCCAAGGCGCACATCAAGTCGGTCGGCACCCACCCGGTGACGGTTCGGCTGCACACCGGCGTCGAAGCCACGGTCTCGTTGAACGTGGTGGCCGGATAA
- a CDS encoding glycosyltransferase family 87 protein codes for MTERELVSPAPLAGDTREADDRDLPSRNDVLSRALSYPFGGPVGRHAVIGRARFMTPLRVMFIIAMVFLALGYSTKAACLQTTGTGTAGQRVANWQNNRAYYELCYSDTVPLYTAELLNLGKFPYKSSWQENDSTGKQRMQYDGEPAVRYMEYPVLTGIYQYVSMALAKTYTAATTVIALPVIAEVVMFFNIAAVGLALAWLTTIWATARMAGRRIWDAALVAGSPILIFQIFTNFDALATAAAAGAMFAWARRKPALAGVLIGLGVAAKLYPLLLLLPLAMLAVRTGRMRQVGTTALAAVGTWVVVNLPIMVMFPRGWSEFFRLNTRRGDDMDSLYNVVKSFTGWHGFDPNLGFWQPPTVTNAVTAVLFAACLIVIGYIALTAPQRPRVAQLAFLVVTAFLLTNKVWSPQFSLWLVPLAVLALPHRRILLAWMTIDALVWIPRMLYLYGEANRGLPEQWFTTTVLLRDIAVMALCALVIRQIYRPELDLVRHGGRIDDPTGGVFDGAPDNPPRWLPDWLRPDRDRVRVEPAPEPQPAESASVQP; via the coding sequence GTGACGGAACGGGAATTGGTTTCACCGGCGCCGCTCGCGGGGGACACCCGTGAGGCGGACGATCGTGACCTGCCCAGCCGCAACGACGTCCTGAGTCGGGCGCTGTCGTATCCGTTCGGTGGTCCGGTCGGCCGGCATGCGGTGATCGGGCGGGCGCGGTTCATGACGCCACTGCGCGTGATGTTCATCATCGCGATGGTGTTCCTGGCGCTGGGCTACTCGACCAAGGCCGCCTGCCTGCAGACCACCGGCACGGGCACCGCCGGCCAACGCGTCGCCAACTGGCAGAACAACCGGGCGTACTACGAGCTCTGCTACTCCGACACCGTTCCGCTCTACACCGCAGAGCTGTTGAACCTCGGCAAGTTCCCGTACAAGTCGAGCTGGCAGGAGAACGACTCGACGGGTAAGCAGCGCATGCAGTACGACGGCGAGCCCGCGGTGCGGTACATGGAGTATCCGGTGCTCACCGGCATCTACCAGTACGTGTCGATGGCCCTGGCCAAGACGTACACGGCCGCCACCACGGTGATTGCGCTTCCGGTCATCGCCGAGGTGGTGATGTTCTTCAACATCGCCGCGGTCGGGCTGGCGCTGGCGTGGCTCACCACCATCTGGGCGACGGCGCGCATGGCGGGCCGACGCATCTGGGATGCCGCGCTGGTGGCCGGCTCACCGATCTTGATCTTTCAGATCTTCACCAACTTCGACGCTTTGGCGACGGCCGCGGCGGCCGGGGCGATGTTCGCGTGGGCCCGCCGTAAACCCGCGCTGGCCGGTGTTCTGATCGGGCTGGGAGTGGCGGCCAAGCTCTATCCGCTGCTGTTGCTGCTGCCGCTGGCGATGCTGGCGGTGCGCACCGGGCGGATGCGGCAGGTCGGCACGACCGCACTGGCCGCGGTCGGCACCTGGGTGGTGGTGAACCTGCCCATCATGGTGATGTTCCCGCGGGGCTGGTCGGAGTTCTTCCGGCTCAACACCCGGCGCGGCGACGACATGGATTCGCTGTACAACGTGGTGAAGTCGTTCACGGGGTGGCATGGGTTCGACCCGAATCTCGGGTTCTGGCAACCGCCGACGGTGACCAATGCGGTCACCGCGGTGTTGTTCGCGGCATGCCTGATCGTCATCGGCTACATCGCGCTCACCGCGCCACAGCGGCCCCGGGTGGCGCAGTTGGCGTTCCTGGTGGTCACGGCATTCCTGTTGACCAACAAGGTGTGGAGTCCGCAGTTCTCCCTGTGGCTGGTGCCGCTCGCCGTTCTCGCCTTGCCGCACCGCCGAATCCTGTTGGCGTGGATGACGATTGACGCGCTGGTCTGGATACCGCGGATGCTCTATCTGTACGGGGAGGCCAACCGTGGGCTGCCCGAACAGTGGTTCACCACGACGGTTCTGCTGCGTGACATCGCCGTGATGGCGTTGTGCGCGTTGGTGATCCGCCAGATCTACCGGCCCGAACTCGACCTCGTGCGCCACGGCGGCCGGATCGACGATCCGACCGGTGGGGTGTTCGACGGTGCTCCGGACAACCCGCCGCGCTGGTTGCCGGACTGGCTGCGGCCCGACCGCGACCGGGTGCGCGTGGAACCGGCGCCCGAACCGCAACCCGCCGAGAGTGCTTCAGTTCAGCCCTGA